Within the Miscanthus floridulus cultivar M001 chromosome 17, ASM1932011v1, whole genome shotgun sequence genome, the region GCGTCGTCTACGGTCGCTATCCACCATCCCTGCGCACCTACGCGCATGGTGACTCCAGGGTGCCGGCGGTGGCCCGCACGCTGGAGGAACGCACGGAGTTCCTGGAGGACATTCGGCACCGGCTCGAGCAGGCCCAGGCCATACAGAAGCGCCACTACGACCATCTCCACCGCGAGGTCACCTACCAGGCAGGCGACTGGGTCCTGCTTCGACTTCGTCAGCGGCCTACTGCATCCATGCCCCAAGCATCGGCTGGAAAGCTCAAGCCTCGCTTCTACGGGCCATACCGCGTCGTCGAGCTCATCAACGACGTCGCAGTCCGCCTGGCCCTGCCTCCCCAAGCTCGCCTCCACGATGTCTTCCACGTTGGGCTGCTCAAGAAATTCCATGGCAACCCACCGCAGGAACCACCAGCCCTCCCTCCTGTTCGCCATGGCGCGATCGTTCCAGAGCCCGAGCGGGCTGTCAAGTCACGCTTGGCGCGCGGAGTGCGCCAGGTCCTCGTTCAGTGGAAGGGGGCGTCGCCAGCTTCAGCAACCTGGGAGGATGTCGACTCGCTCCGCACCCGATATCCCCaatttcagctcgaggacgagctgcctcTCGAGGAGGGGAGAGATGTAATGTACGGGCACACGTACACGCGGCATCGCAGGGCACGCGATGTGCGCCGCGCTGCTGATCGAGCAGCACGCCTGAGTCAGCCGGTGATCACGTCAAGTGGCTAAGATTAGAAGGAAGAGAGTAATTGgttgtttccttttttttgttaTTTTCCTTTGGCAGTCCTTAAGTTTAGGAAGAGTGGTTGGGCCGGAGGCCATATATTCCTGTAACCGCACATTGAGAGATTAAGCAAGAATCATTCAGTCTAATCTCCTACCTCTTCTCTAAGCCACGAGCCTGGGGGCAAAACCCGGCGAGTGTTGAGCGACGTGGGGGCATAACCTCGTCGTGTTTACCACGGAGCGCGGGTACGAGCTCCGTAGTCGAGGCCCGGCGTCCCTGCCGCATACCGCCCTTGACAATTACTTGTTCTAAAATGATGCTGATGAAGTTTCTGAATAAAAACTATTtcactttttctaaaaaaaacagcAAACAAACATGAAAGAACTCTCCTGACCACAGGACGGCAAGTGCAAGAATACTGAAGTAAATACCGAACACCACAAATTATGGCCTTGGATACATTATTATTTTACTCTTTTTTTTGGAGAAACAGAAACCTGTATCTCCTGTAAACGACCCAAACATGGGCAAATCTACTGCAAAAAGGCAGTAACAGACGAGGGAATACATTGCCGTATATATTGGACATAATGTGTACAGTTGACTGTTTTCTTCCCAAAGTAACCAGGGCAACACAATGAGCCAAATAGAGTTCAGATGAATGACCTACCACTCAGGCAGCAGCTCAAAAGAAGTTTCGATCAACTGGAGCAAACATCCAACTCTGGGGCTCCTCAGCTGAACTGCGTGGTTCTTCCACATAGCCAATGGCGAACCAGGGCCAGCAAAACAAGCTCAAAGCACGCTGATTTTGCTGTTTCCTCGATTGATGCAAAGTCCTGCTTTGAGCAAACAAATTTCACAGGTCTTCATGGAACGTTCCTATTTCACTACCAAAAAACATCGCTGAGCGCCAAAATCAGCCCAAAACGTGATGGCACTTTCATGAATATCTGTGGATTCCAATGTTGAGGTCCGACGATATGGAGGTCAGATATGGCAATGTTTGGTGCCAAACAGCTTTGAACACTCGCTTCTGGTGTGCCTGAACAGACTGGCAAGGATTCTGGCCATGATGCCTGATGTCGAAGATGTGGATCACAGGATCTGCTGAACCAGACGACACGTACCAGCCATCTGGAGACCATGATTGGTTAATCAGAGCTGACTGAGACTCACTGCTCTCTTGTTTCCAACCAAATGCATGAACCTCAGTTTGCCTAAGCCTGACATCAAACAAGCGCAGCTGTCTGCCTGGAGCCCTGTTAGCACAAAGAAACAGACAAGACTGTTTAAGCATGCACCCCAAATATGAATAGAGCGATACTGACAACCATTGCACTTAGAACATAATGTAATCACTATATGTATCTCAATCActgaaagatttttttttatataaaactaCAGCTTCAGGAGTACATTAAACTTGCAAGTTATAATGCAAGAATAGGTTTAGGTTAGGATTACCTCAAGGGTTAAAGATAACAGCTATAAAATCGACCCACTATTCCAgaaactttttttttaatttcacttACCCTGTCTGCACCATGTATAAGTTGAAATCGCATGGATTTGCTAATACACTCATGCATTTGCTATCAATTAGGTTCTTGAACTCTGTCCTTCCAGCAGAGAGATCAAATCCTATTATCCTCTTGTCACAGCCAACTGATAATATTGTTTTTTTCTGTTGCAATCCAGCAACACCCATGACAGCAGAAGAATGGAAATCCTTATGCACTCTCTTGGGTTTCCATGAATCATCTTTGTCTTCCCAAAGTATAACAGCATGGTCACTTCCTCCAGTTACAAAGCATGCATCAGACCAGGGCATGAAACTTATGTTATTTATGATTCCTTTTGAGTGAGGCTTCTCCGGTAGGAAAGTAACTTTCCTCTGTTTCAGTTCAGGGGAAAAATTGTCAAACACCGTTTAGTAATATTTCAAGAAAGTAGATTATCTGTTACTCACAAAAATAAGGCATAGACAAGTATAGCTAGAAAGTAGGGATGACCAAATCAATTCTGTCAAGGTTTTACGTCACGTGACAACATATCACACCAAGGCATTGACACCTACACGCTACACAGTGAAACAGTAAAATGGCATGAAGGCAATCACTGAAGAAAATTTTGGGAAAACCTAACTGAGTTATGACTGGTCGATTAAAGGTAGACCACCTCACTACCTCAGCAGCCAATCATTATTGCTGTCAACATGATAGAACAAAAGAAAAAGAGCAGAGTCTAACTGTGGTTTGCCCAAATTAAGTTAATACATGAGCAGGAATAACTAAAACAACCACCTCTCAAATTCCTCCCTCTAACTATTATTTCAAAATACTAATTATATGAAAATCATATATGCagaatttgataattttaatcaCATTATAACACTGCACCTAACTGAATCTATATAACCATGTAGCTAGATGAAAGGGGTGCACAAGTTTAGATAGAGTTCTTACTTGTCCTGATATAAGGTTTGTCATTGAAACCTGAGAATCGTCATTATCAGCAGTGTATACAGCAAAAATTGTCTCACAGTCTGGATGCCAAGCTATGTCTTCAGGCCATCTATGCTTTGGAGAAAAGAAATCTGTTTTGCCACGAAATGAGAGAGAAGGTCTGCAAGTATAATAATGTACATTGTCAAATGGTGCTAAAAATTGAAAAGATACCTGCCCAACAATTTTACCTTTTCACTAACGCAAATTGTGTTTGCAGGGGTGTGCTTCCGCAACCATAAATGATAAAAGTTAAAGTTACCATGTACTCAGACAATAAGTGCATCTATCACGCAGAACTATATTCTCCTTAGTATCTGCACTACTGGTGTACAAATTTAACATTGACATGCTAAATAACATGTGGCGGCAGTGTAGCATTTCTTCCTTCAAAAAGTAATGACATGAAACACGGATACACCAACGCACATaataaacaacaacaaaaaatacACTTCCTAAAGGTTGTACCTATACTAAAATCTTTCCAAAATCATCTTCCCATGTGACTTGAGTAAGGTTAATGCCATGTTCCCAGTCCATGACGGGGTAAATCCACTGGGAGACTGGCTAGGTGGAGTAGGCTGCTAAAGATGAGAAAAATACAGATGGGGAACTAGACTGATTGATTCTTGCCTGCCTCCTCATGAATACATGGTTCCTTCAAATAGCCTCACAACTAACCGATGGGTATTCCTAATGCAACTAAACACTAAGAAACCAACTAACCTAGCAGATAAGATCAGGCTGTTGCTGCATGGCTTGGATGGGACATCCATGCTGCTTGCCTCACATGTTGGGCCTAGCCAGTCCCATGATTGTTAACTACTGTACAAGATTCAGAAGGTTGATGTTATCTGATATTCTGATGTTAAAACAGTATATTAACCATCATGTCTGTGCCCACAGCAAGTTCGCCTTCATTAAAATAATACGCTAAAATTTTACTAACATGTATTGAAGGAGAGTTGTTGGatgttcggaacgatgatatacgtgatagattaggggtagcaccaattgaagaaaagcttgtccaacaccggttgagatggtttggacatatccaacggagacctccagaggcaccggtgcgtagtggaatcctaagccaagatagtaacgtgaagagaggcagaggaagaccgaagttgacttgggtagaggcagtaaaaggagacttgaaaggatggaatatacccaaagacttagccttagataggagtgcctggaaaacagctattcacgtgcctgaaccttgattgcttctgccaaAGGGCGCCTAGTCCTAATGGTTAGGTGgcccagcggcactcctcaggtcctgagttcgactccccgtgggagcggatttcaggctgaggttaaaaaaatcccctcgcccgtcCCCATGTGCCAAAGCGCAGTGGTAGGCTccggcccggttctcacagggtTACGGCACCTCCTGCGTCAGGATGTGGGacgggggttcgggggttttctcgatctgtgtgagaagatcttcttcttaaagggAAACCCGGGGGCCATCATAaccccccgcaggtcgagttttttttttaaccttgattgcttctgctgggtttcaactctagcctaccccaacttgtttgggacctaaaggctttgttgttgttgttgttgttgtattgaaGGAGAGTTGTTGGATGTTTGACCATAATGGTGTTCCCCATGGCACAATGGAAAGTGTTGGCAAATCCTTTTTGGCTACTAACTGTGCTGaacttaaaataaaataaaatgagtaAAGGTTTCAGAGTAAAAATCCTGCTGGGGATACCAGCGCACAAGAAAAGTGCTGAATTTTCAGTTGTGCCATAGCATTACAACATTTTGGTTGCGCGagaagagagaaaagaaaagTGCTGAGTTTAGTATCCAAGTCTCGACGAAGTGCCAGAAGAGAGACAAGAGACAAACAATAAAAGAAAGCAGATTACCTTGTTTTTTTGTCATTTTGTGCTAATAAACTTGGCAAGGTAAGACATACTAAGGTGGGCACTTCAGTCTTAATTGCAAAAATCAACACTTAAATCTACATAATTGATAACAACCTCATGTATGCATTTATTATCTCCTTAGTGTCAATATATGATCATTTTGGGAGTGAGGCTTCAAGAATAAAGCATTGTCTAAGGCTCCTGTTTGCACAAATCTACAAAACCAATGCAATATCTGTCAAGCAAAGCTATCATTATGTACTGCTGAGTCACTCATTAAGGTTTATACAAAGTATGGATTTAAGTTTTAGGATAGATATAAGTTTTCTTTCTTCCATCACCATGTAACCATAACCACTTAAGCTCAGATCATTTGCAAGTATCATAGGGCATAAACTTTACCTAGTTCATATTTCACTAAAACTTTACAGAAACTAGCGACATATCTGTTAAATATGATTGAAAGATAAGTAAAAAAAAGGAAATGAAAAGGAAAACACGTTGAGAATTCATAGTAACATTATGTGTACCCTCTAGTCTCCACTTGCCATAAAGTAACCAATCCATCCAGTGCACTGCATCACAAGAAAGCATAAGATTAAAGTTTTGGAAATTAAGCAAACTTATCAAATCATGTTTAATTTAAATTATTTCTTTCTGTCACATGCAATTTGAGATAAACAAGTAAACAAAATCATTCATTTGACTAAGCATGTATATTGGAACAGTGGTTGAGAACTTAGTCCAGTCATCCCAGTTTACAAATCTAAACCAGCAGCCCATACTACTGCTCACAAAATTTTGTCTAAGAAAGAAGTACAAGCAAATAGTCCAACTTAGAAGTAAGCTTGCTTTGCGTGCGGTGCTTGTAGACTGCCATTACAAAACCCTTTTTTGTGTATTGTTGCAGGCACCCAAAAATTCTGGAGGTGGAGTTCAATGATGCCAAAGCTGAACACTACTAGTACATGTTTGCGCTCTTTTTTTCCCTACAGTTGGTGCATTCATGGTGCCTATTTACTAGTATTTATTATATCCCATGAATTGTACCTGGTAACAACAAGCTGATCATTAGCAGGGCATAGCTCAAGACACCTAAGCTTCCTCCTGTGTTGGCTCGAGACCAAATTGCCACCTTGAAATTTAAGCATAGTTGCAGATGATTTCTTGACACTCGAAATCAAGTTCTGATGCTCCTTCTGTTCTGCAAAACCAGATAAGCACGGCTGAGACATGTATGTATAGCACATCAAACATCAATAACGATCAAACCACGGCCAAAACAACTCCTAAGGGGGGAGATCTGTAGTAAGTACCAATCTTTCTCTTGGGTTGCTTCTCCTCTTTCCTTGACCGCTCTAGAGGCGCCGACGATGACGGGGCGGCGGCCTTCTTCAACCCAGGCATGGGCTCAGGGCGCGGGGCCGGTCGGTTGCTGGTCCCAGGGATGACAAGCTGCGGCCTCGCCGACGGCTGCGGCGCGGGCGAGGGAGCCTTCTTCTCTGGCAGTGGCGGCTGCGGCGATGGCTTGGGATCCCTCTGGATTGGCGGCGGGGATGGCTTGGGGTCCCTCTGGATTGGCGGCGTCGGTAGCTTGGGTTCCGACCGGGTTGGCGGCGGCTTGCGATCTCGGAACCTGGCGAGCCTCGACTGCGCCTCTTCCAGCTTCATCTCCGCGGTGTCCAGCTGCGGCGGCCATCGGGAATTGAGAAACCCAACCAAGATCGCAGCCTTGTCATCATCGTCATGTCAGAAAGGCGAGCGCGAGGGCGTACCAGGGACTGGTAGTGGAGCAGCTTGAGCTTGCAGCGCTCGACGTCGCGCTCGCGGTGCGCGACGAGGGCGACGACCGCCTCCTCCGAgatgtcatcctcctcctccacgtcgTCGCGCGGCGGCGCCCCGCTGGCGGCGGTGGCGCCCGCGCCATTGGAGGCGGGTCGGGGGCAGTAGGTGGAGCCGTTGTCGTCCTTTTCGAGCTTGGGCCTCTTGAGCGCCGGCGGGTCGCCCATGTCGAACGCGGCGGCGGACGGGTCGAGGACAGGACAAGGGGTTGGGCAGCGAAGCGGAGCGGCCGCGGGTCTCCTGGGTGTCCGACCTCCTCTCGCCCGCCCGCGTCCCCGCGAGTCGCTGCGGGTGTATCCCGGTGGGTGTATCCGCGTGTCTCGCccgcacgcacgcacactcaaCCCGTCAGCCGCAGCCAACGACGACTAGTTACGATTATAAGCCGGTTTCGCAGGTGTGAAAATGACATCTGAgattttagaaaaagaaaaagaatttgaCTACTGTCTAGGCGTGCAGAAAAACCCCCATCTCACTGCACACTTTATTTTAGAAAAGAATTTTACTACTGTTCTAAAAAGGGAAGCAGGGCGGGGAGGGCTCCTCGCGTGCGCGCCTTCCCTTCTCTGCAGACACGCGCGGCGGCCCACACTAAAAAGCACGTCCAACATCTTCTTATCCTGCAAGCAATTTCTTCCCACCGTGACCACTCCCAGATTCGATCTCAACAGAACCAAGAAAATCACCCAGGAGATCACAGAacccaagatcatgaagaaaatcGCATACATCCAAAGATTGAAGCATTTATTCAGGCAAAGTATCAACAGTAACAGGTATTTCAAGTCAGATTAATGCATGTTCATATCTCCTCCCAAGGTTTTTCCCTTTTCAATTCTTAATGCTTTTCTTCCATCATACCATGTGATGGGTATTTTCAACACATTCATAAAGCAATAGATTGCTAGTTGTCTACATATCTTCACAGATTGCTAGGAAGTCACATATTGGTAGGTAGTTACAGATCGGTAGATATTCACAGATTTTCACATGTCTTCGTATTATTTGTTGGTGCCTTCACATTGCTAGATATTCACAGATTTACACATGTCTTCATATCATTTGCTGGTGCCTTCACATTGCTGTCCAACATGTAGGAAAAAAGAGCATATTAGAGCTAAACAGAATTATACCAGCTGCCTAACAATTTACATAATCACTTCTTGTTTACAAATTCAAGTTGGCAAATGTAACACAAAATACCAGCCATGCATCGTCCTTCATATGTACTGCATTACCATTTCCATGAAACACAACACTGACGAGACAAGAATCAGAAAATTATCTATTATAAGAATCAGAAAATTGTCTAATAATAACACATCTGCAATACATGGGAAATGATTGGATTATAACTAAGAGAAACTTAGGCAGTGTTCGGCTGGAATGAATTCTTTACTGTtcatgctgaaatgttgtgagagaaaaacactgcttcggctgaaaaaagaagctgaaccAGCCGGCTTGTAGCTCAGCCGAACACTGCCTTAACTAGAGGTCAAGGAACATGTCACCAGTAAGGTGTCTCAAACATCACAAATGTGAGCAACAGTTCTTTTTTGGCAACACATATGCATGGCATTTTCGAGTAGCATAACAATGAGAAAATAGTGCCTGTTACACCAACATTTGTGTGACCAAAGCTAAATACTTTCAGCATCATATAGGCGTTGCAAGTTGCAACAGCATACATGTGACCAAAAGTGCCAGGTTCAGCAGCATATGTGTATTGCGACCACAAATGCACAATCGAGCAAGATGATTATTCAACTTATCAAATGCTAAACACTAATAAGCTTAGAATCAAATCGAGTTTTAGATATCATGCACAGTACAAACTGTAACCTAAGCATGTGATAAGCTGATATGATTCTCCCTTCAATGAAGTTTCTCTTTTTTATATACACATTGTCAGTAACAatcataaataaaaaagaaacaaagaaattaGAAAATTAAGGAGGGTAAGCTTATTGATTGTTATGGATAGATTGTTTGGAATGTATTGTCATTTGCCTATGAAAGTACTATTAGTTTTGTTAGTAGTTGCCTAATAATTTGGAATAAAATGCTTGAAAGATAACATGTAATTGCTTGTTTCAAACGTGCAGGGAAAAGGGTTATGGATTTGAATGAACTTCCTGCAGAGGCATATGATATCTTCGAAGATGTTGTTGAGACAAGAAATCCTATGTTTTGTACATAGGTACCTAGTACCTATGATGCAGTCTCAGATCTGCCTACAATTTTCATAACTGCAATGCTCCTTGGAAGACACACACATAGAGGCAGCTGCTGCTGAGAATGAAGTTGAACCAGTGACAATTATTGGTGTCACAGAAGCTACAGAGGCTGATGTTGGTAATGTTGACTTGCAGTTCCTAGCTATCGACGCCAAAATGTCGACACAcaacaagccggaaggatctgcttgacaGAGCAAGGCCGGTTGTCGGGGAGGGTACCACGGCCGCCAAGGAGCGCCTCCGCAGCAGCTGGGAGGGGGCGAGGCCTGCGCGGCCGTCGGAGATGGGTCGCACAGGCCGTCGGGGAGCGCTGGCGCGGCAGCTGCGGGGGAGGACGGGGGGCCTGCGTGGCCGTCGGAGATGGGTCGCGTAGGCTGCCGGGGAGCACTGGCGTGACAGCCGCAGGGGAGGGCGGGGGGTTGCGCCGCCGCGGATCTCCGGCATCGCCGGTGACGGGGCGGACAGAGGAGAGGGGGCGGAcagaagagagaggagagaagGCGAAAATGACGGGCGTGACTCCCCAAATTCGAACAGTGTTGCCTAATAGTGGGCTCCACCGAGCGGATTCCACCTCTTCCCGTCGCCTACGCATCGAACGGCCGCGTCCGCACTATGGGAGATTGGATGGCAGCAAGCGGTGTGCATGCCAGGGCGCTAACGCGCGCATGTAAATTAGCATTTAGGAAAGAAAAAGCTTGTGTCAAGCCATTTTTAGTAACTTCGACTAAGATGTTAGAAAAACATGTCAGCATCTAGTCTAGAATGCCAAATAAGAAATATTTTATGGCGGATTCATTGAAACTAATTGGATGCTACGTATATTTTTGTACAACCTTGGACAGAGTGAATATGTATGTTTGACATAAGGAAAAAAAAGGTACTGCATATAtattcataattccataatccaCACCAACTGTagatgacaacatttttgcaagaCAAGACTGTACGAAAATGAGTAAACAACATGGCACCAACATTACAACAGCTCAAGGACCCTAGCAACAAGGGGTAACTTGATGTGCCTCTGTATTTACAGTGCAGTATGGGTATCTGATAGACTGACTGATCAACACCAGTACACCACAGCCTCTCAAGCGCAAATCTGAACAGAGCCGATGTGGAGAAATGTTGGGTCTTCTACGACGTCTCGTCTTCATGGTACAGGTACAGGCCGAAACCAAACCGTGCGCAGGCTTTGCAGAACGCGGCCTCTTCTGCCGCAGACACGGGATCGTCGAACCGTGCATCGCTCAGTGATGCTGTTCCGGCGGCCTCCCTATGAACCTGCATCAGGGAAACAACACCAGACAGGACTATCAAATAACTCTGCAGTTTTAGTGTGCCGGTAATTCATTTCATTTTATGCCTGCAAATTCAACATCTCCTTCAGAACACAAACTGCATAGCCTAAAATGTAATCGGGCATGGCCCGCAGCGCAGATTGTTAAAACCATGGTGCAAATTAAAGCCTTCAGAACACGGACTGCATAACCTAGAACATAACTGGGCATGGACAGTACAATGTTAAAGCCAAGGTGTCCGAGGCAGGATGAAGGGTTATGATACAGTGCTGAATGACATAACCTTATGCCCTCTGCTCATATCATATATCATATAGTTCACTGGCACCCTTGAGGCTAACTGAACAGACTGGGAGTTCCTTATGCCATTTTAGGCTCTCCCTGTTTAATGGTATGGATTAACATGCATGTACCAAACCACATTCTGTTTGGTGAGCTGTAGAAAACGAATTCAGGCTTTGCTGGTTCTTACTTCTTACTAATGGCCAAAAAATGACACAGCAATGCAGTTATACCTTGGGTGGGAAAATAGG harbors:
- the LOC136517647 gene encoding uncharacterized protein yields the protein MGDPPALKRPKLEKDDNGSTYCPRPASNGAGATAASGAPPRDDVEEEDDISEEAVVALVAHRERDVERCKLKLLHYQSLLDTAEMKLEEAQSRLARFRDRKPPPTRSEPKLPTPPIQRDPKPSPPPIQRDPKPSPQPPLPEKKAPSPAPQPSARPQLVIPGTSNRPAPRPEPMPGLKKAAAPSSSAPLERSRKEEKQPKRKIEQKEHQNLISSVKKSSATMLKFQGGNLVSSQHRRKLRCLELCPANDQLVVTSALDGLVTLWQVETRGPSLSFRGKTDFFSPKHRWPEDIAWHPDCETIFAVYTADNDDSQVSMTNLISGQRKVTFLPEKPHSKGIINNISFMPWSDACFVTGGSDHAVILWEDKDDSWKPKRVHKDFHSSAVMGVAGLQQKKTILSVGCDKRIIGFDLSAGRTEFKNLIDSKCMSVLANPCDFNLYMVQTGAPGRQLRLFDVRLRQTEVHAFGWKQESSESQSALINQSWSPDGWYVSSGSADPVIHIFDIRHHGQNPCQSVQAHQKRVFKAVWHQTLPYLTSISSDLNIGIHRYS